AGTGCAGCCGACAACGACGAGGGGCGCTTCGTCAATGAAGCTCTGATTTAATGCGGCAACGGCGAGATTCCTCTTTATCTTCGAGTCTGTGACGAAATAGAATTTCCGTGACTGGAGGTTGCCGGCGCTCGGAGCCCAGAGGATCGCGTCTACGAGTTTCCGGATTACCGTGTCAGGGATACCCTCCTTCCGGAAGTCCCTGACACTCCGTCTCATCTTAATGATTTTCAGCACCTCATCCATACCTTCCTCCTGAAGGCACTCCTTTTTACATAGGTAGCATATCATGGATGCGGTTACAGCGGCGAGAGAACGGGAGGGATAGTGCCATCGTTGACTTGACCCCGTGCCGGACTTATACTTTGACCATGCCTCAGAAAGACCAGACGATAATACTTCGGAAGGCTTCCCCCGGTGATATGCCCTTCATCAGGGAGCACCTGGCGCGGTTCATGCTCGATGACGAAGATTTAGACTATCGTCAGTTCGTCGTAGCCCTTGAAGGCCGGGAAATCGTAGGTTTCGGAAGGATCATCCCCCACGGAGAAGTTTTTGAACTCGGAGGCGTCGGGGTCGTCGAGAGTAGGAGGAATCGGGGTGTCGGGACATTAATCGTCGAGTACCTGAAGAGCGTCTTCCCGTCCGATGACGTCTATATCATTACGGACATTCCCGGATATTTTGAAAAACTCGGCTTCAGAAAAACCGAAACGCCGCCTGAGGAACTGGTCAGGAAGATCGAGAGGATATGCAAGACCAAGTGCCGTCAGGACGCGGTGGTTATGCTTTACAGGAGGAGTTTGAACCGATGATTGCATTCCCTTTCCGGGATGCTATAATGAGAAAAAAGAGGAGACGCTCAGGAGGTATTTCATGGCTAAGTGGATAATCGACCCCGATCATTCCGTTGCTGCCTTTGCTGTCAGACACATGATGATTTCAGACGTTCACGGCCAGTTCAACAGGATAAGCGGCATCATTCAGTTCACCCCCCCTGACCTTGCTCACCTATCCGTTGAAGCAGAAATAGATGTAACCGGCGTTTATACCGGTATTCAAAAACGCGACGAGCATCTCCGCAGCCCCGATTTCCTCGACGCGGCAAACTTCCCCAAGATTACTTTTAAGAGTACCAAGGCCCAAGTACTTAGCGAGCGCAGCTGCCGAGTCTCAGGCAATCTGACCATCCGCGGGATCACACATCAGGTCACCCTGGATGTCGAATATTCCGGACCGGTAAACGACCCTTTCGAAGAAGGAGCGACAAGCATCGGCTTCACCGCTTCGGGAAGGATTAATCGTAAGGACTATGATGTCCTGTGGAATGCCGATATGGAAAACGGGGTCATAGCCGGATGGGATGTCCGGCTTACCCTGAACGTTGAGGCTGATAGGGCTGCCGATTAAGTCTTGCCAGAGCTCACTTCTTTCTCCTCCGGCAAAAGGGGGAGAATCACTGAAAGGTCTTCAGGATATAATCTGCAATCGCACGCGCATCTCTGTCGGAGATCGTCTTTTCATCGAACATCTTCATACCGGCCCAGTCCTGGGGATGCGTCGGAAAGGGTCCCGGGTTTCTCATCTTCTTTATTATGTCTGCCGCAGTTTTGATGTTGTTTGCATC
This genomic stretch from Thermodesulfovibrionales bacterium harbors:
- a CDS encoding YceI family protein; its protein translation is MAKWIIDPDHSVAAFAVRHMMISDVHGQFNRISGIIQFTPPDLAHLSVEAEIDVTGVYTGIQKRDEHLRSPDFLDAANFPKITFKSTKAQVLSERSCRVSGNLTIRGITHQVTLDVEYSGPVNDPFEEGATSIGFTASGRINRKDYDVLWNADMENGVIAGWDVRLTLNVEADRAAD
- a CDS encoding GNAT family N-acetyltransferase — translated: MPQKDQTIILRKASPGDMPFIREHLARFMLDDEDLDYRQFVVALEGREIVGFGRIIPHGEVFELGGVGVVESRRNRGVGTLIVEYLKSVFPSDDVYIITDIPGYFEKLGFRKTETPPEELVRKIERICKTKCRQDAVVMLYRRSLNR